A portion of the Lolium rigidum isolate FL_2022 chromosome 1, APGP_CSIRO_Lrig_0.1, whole genome shotgun sequence genome contains these proteins:
- the LOC124684883 gene encoding cyclin-dependent kinase F-4-like isoform X2 gives MPRGAQVSAPFASGFLAFSGRIWSAPSMQVPLYPTSRCLSKFLAGDFVFTETSLSSPLSTAPEHSSFGGYRCWYNIITEVGDGTFGSVWRAINKESGEVVAIKKMKKKYYSWEECINLREVKSLRKMNHPNIVKLKEVIRENDMLFFVFEYMECNLYQLMKSKGKPFSETEIRNWCFQVFQALSHMHQRGYFHRDLKPENLLVTKELIKVADFGLAREIISEPPYTEYVSTRWYRAPEVLLQASFYSSAVDMWAMGAIMAELFSLRPLFPGSSEADEIYKICSILGTPNQHTWAKGLQLAASINFQFPQSESIQLSEMVPSASEDAVNLISWLCSWDPCKRPTAVEVLQHPFFQPCFYIPPSLRFRSTGYPATPPSVGAKGALDQKNARRYPVGTLSNGRPAVNNSYLSTNTPARAAGVQRKLELDHQMKLESNHKLTKENAMNQPWSRLPPPVRSNGNYLAKDQITHAPDLAEKLSQLSMASNRAPVLSSDKFADLKGRNHGDAVRQPLPLGSRAWHAPNDPFRRTYEMPGERALLQRKLVS, from the exons ATGCCGAGAGGCGCCCAG GTTTCAGCACCATTCGCCTCTGGGTTTCTAGCATTCTCAGGAAGGATATGGAGTGCACCCTCTATGCAAGTTCCCCTGTATCCCACATCTCGCTGCTTGAGCAAGTTCTTGGCTGGAGATTTTGTCTTTACGGAGACTTCCTTGTCATCTCCTTTGTCAACTGCACCTGAACATTCCTCATTTGGCGGCTACCGTTGCTG GTATAACATTATTACGGAAGTTGGCGACGGTACATTTGGGAGTGTCTGGCGTGCAATCAATAAAGAAAGCGGGGAAGTG GTTGCAAtcaagaaaatgaagaaaaaatattactcttGGGAGGAGTGCATCAACCTCCGTGAAGTAAAG TCCCTCCGAAAGATGAACCATCCAAACATTGTGAAGCTCAAGGAAGTCATAAGAGAGAATGACATGCTATTCTTTGTTTTTGAATACATG GAATGCAATCTCTATCAGCTGATGAAGAGCAAGGGCAAGCCCTTTTCGGAGACTGAAATCCGGAACTGGTGCTTTCAAGTATTTCAAGCTCTCAGTCACATGCATCAACGTGGATACTTTCACCGCGACCTTAAGCCTG AAAATTTGCTGGTTACAAAGGAGCTCATCAAGGTAGCTGATTTTGGACTTGCTCGTGAAATTATTTCTGAACCACCGTACACAGAATATGTGTCAACTCGCTG GTATCGTGCCCCTGAAGTTCTGCTTCAAGCTTCTTTTTACAGCTCAGCAGTTG ACATGTGGGCAATGGGTGCCATTATGGCGGAGCTTTTTTCACTGCGACCTCTTTTCCCTGGCTCAAG TGAAGCAGATGAGATTTACAAAATCTGTAGCATTCTTGGCACTCCAAATCAGCATACTTGGGCTAAAGGACTGCAGCTTGCAGCATCTATCAATTTTCAGTTTCCTCAG TCTGAAAGTATACAACTTTCGGAAATGGTTCCTTCAGCAAGTGAAGACGCAGTGAACCTGATTTCG TGGCTTTGCTCATGGGACCCATGTAAAAGACCAACTGCAGTGGAGGTTTTGCAGCATCCCTTCTTTCAG CCATGCTTCTATATCCCCCCTTCACTCCGGTTCAGATCAACAGGATATCCAGCAACACCCCCATCAG TTGGGGCTAAAGGAGCTTTGGATCAGAAGAACGCTAGGAGGTATCCCGTGGGTACTTTATCCAATGGGAGACCAGCAGTTAATAACTCGTACCTGAGCACCAACACTCCAGCAAGAGCAG CTGGTGTGCAAAGGAAACTAGAGCTGGATCATCAGATGAAACTAGAGAGCAACCATAAGCTGACAAAGGAGAACGCAATGAACCAGCCTTGGTCCAGATTACCGCCACCTGTAAGGAGCAACG GAAACTACCTCGCCAAGGACCAGATCACTCATGCACCAGACCTGGCCGAAAAGCTGTCTCAGCTGTCAATGGCCTCCAACCGGGCGCCGGTCTTGTCCTCTGACAAGTTTGCAGACCTGAAGGGGAGAAACCATGGTGATGCCGTGAGGCAGCCCTTGCCTTTGGGATCCAGGGCGTGGCATGCCCCAAATGACCCCTTCCGGCGCACATACGAGATGCCTGGTGAGAGAGCTCTCCTCCAAAGGAAGCTCGTCAGCTGA
- the LOC124684883 gene encoding cyclin-dependent kinase F-4-like isoform X1, whose amino-acid sequence MERYNIITEVGDGTFGSVWRAINKESGEVVAIKKMKKKYYSWEECINLREVKSLRKMNHPNIVKLKEVIRENDMLFFVFEYMECNLYQLMKSKGKPFSETEIRNWCFQVFQALSHMHQRGYFHRDLKPENLLVTKELIKVADFGLAREIISEPPYTEYVSTRWYRAPEVLLQASFYSSAVDMWAMGAIMAELFSLRPLFPGSSEADEIYKICSILGTPNQHTWAKGLQLAASINFQFPQQSESIQLSEMVPSASEDAVNLISWLCSWDPCKRPTAVEVLQHPFFQPCFYIPPSLRFRSTGYPATPPSVGAKGALDQKNARRYPVGTLSNGRPAVNNSYLSTNTPARAAGVQRKLELDHQMKLESNHKLTKENAMNQPWSRLPPPVRSNGNYLAKDQITHAPDLAEKLSQLSMASNRAPVLSSDKFADLKGRNHGDAVRQPLPLGSRAWHAPNDPFRRTYEMPGERALLQRKLVS is encoded by the exons ATGGAGAG GTATAACATTATTACGGAAGTTGGCGACGGTACATTTGGGAGTGTCTGGCGTGCAATCAATAAAGAAAGCGGGGAAGTG GTTGCAAtcaagaaaatgaagaaaaaatattactcttGGGAGGAGTGCATCAACCTCCGTGAAGTAAAG TCCCTCCGAAAGATGAACCATCCAAACATTGTGAAGCTCAAGGAAGTCATAAGAGAGAATGACATGCTATTCTTTGTTTTTGAATACATG GAATGCAATCTCTATCAGCTGATGAAGAGCAAGGGCAAGCCCTTTTCGGAGACTGAAATCCGGAACTGGTGCTTTCAAGTATTTCAAGCTCTCAGTCACATGCATCAACGTGGATACTTTCACCGCGACCTTAAGCCTG AAAATTTGCTGGTTACAAAGGAGCTCATCAAGGTAGCTGATTTTGGACTTGCTCGTGAAATTATTTCTGAACCACCGTACACAGAATATGTGTCAACTCGCTG GTATCGTGCCCCTGAAGTTCTGCTTCAAGCTTCTTTTTACAGCTCAGCAGTTG ACATGTGGGCAATGGGTGCCATTATGGCGGAGCTTTTTTCACTGCGACCTCTTTTCCCTGGCTCAAG TGAAGCAGATGAGATTTACAAAATCTGTAGCATTCTTGGCACTCCAAATCAGCATACTTGGGCTAAAGGACTGCAGCTTGCAGCATCTATCAATTTTCAGTTTCCTCAG CAGTCTGAAAGTATACAACTTTCGGAAATGGTTCCTTCAGCAAGTGAAGACGCAGTGAACCTGATTTCG TGGCTTTGCTCATGGGACCCATGTAAAAGACCAACTGCAGTGGAGGTTTTGCAGCATCCCTTCTTTCAG CCATGCTTCTATATCCCCCCTTCACTCCGGTTCAGATCAACAGGATATCCAGCAACACCCCCATCAG TTGGGGCTAAAGGAGCTTTGGATCAGAAGAACGCTAGGAGGTATCCCGTGGGTACTTTATCCAATGGGAGACCAGCAGTTAATAACTCGTACCTGAGCACCAACACTCCAGCAAGAGCAG CTGGTGTGCAAAGGAAACTAGAGCTGGATCATCAGATGAAACTAGAGAGCAACCATAAGCTGACAAAGGAGAACGCAATGAACCAGCCTTGGTCCAGATTACCGCCACCTGTAAGGAGCAACG GAAACTACCTCGCCAAGGACCAGATCACTCATGCACCAGACCTGGCCGAAAAGCTGTCTCAGCTGTCAATGGCCTCCAACCGGGCGCCGGTCTTGTCCTCTGACAAGTTTGCAGACCTGAAGGGGAGAAACCATGGTGATGCCGTGAGGCAGCCCTTGCCTTTGGGATCCAGGGCGTGGCATGCCCCAAATGACCCCTTCCGGCGCACATACGAGATGCCTGGTGAGAGAGCTCTCCTCCAAAGGAAGCTCGTCAGCTGA
- the LOC124667253 gene encoding growth-regulating factor 5-like, with translation MLSSSAAMGMGGYHQHQPQRPVFTAAQWAELEQQALIYKYLMAGVPVPSELLLPIRPHSAAASFNFANPAASPFYHHHHHPSMSYYAYYGKKLDPEPWRCRRTDGKKWRCSKEAHPDSKYCERHMHRGRNRSRKPVESKSASPAHPSQAQLSAVTSATRDTDPLQSLGMGAKTNGLSLGGAGSSQMHVDPSSYGSKYSLGAKSDAGELSFFSGASTNTRAFTIDSPTDSSWHSMPSSVPPYQLSKARDTGLLPGGFSYSHFEPSQELGQVTIASLSQEQGRRSFNGGGGGLMGNVKQENQPLRPFFDEWPGRRDSWSEMDEERSNGTSFSTTQLSISTPMPRCD, from the exons ATGCTGAGCTCGTCGGCGGCGATGGGGATGGGAGGGTACCACCAGCACCAGCCGCAGCGGCCGGTGTTCACGGCGGCGCAGTGGGCGGAGCTGGAGCAGCAGGCGCTGATTTACAAGTACCTCATGGCCGGCGTGCCCGTGCCGTCCGAGCTCCTGCTCCCCATCCGCCcccactccgccgccgccagcttCAACTTCGCCAACCCCGCCGCCTCGCccttctaccaccaccaccaccacccctccA TGAGTTACTACGCCTACTACGGCAAGAAGCTTGATCCGGagccgtggcggtgccgccgcaccGACGGCAAGAAGTGGCGCTGCTCCAAGGAGGCGCACCCCGACTCCAAGTACTGCGAGCGCCACATGCACCGTGGCCGCAACCGTTCAAGAAAGCCTGTGGAATCCAAGTCTGCTTCCCCTGCGCACCCGTCGCAGGCCCAGCTCTCTGCTGTGACATCTGCAACCCGCGACACTGACCCTCTCCAGTCTCTAGGAATGGGAGCCAAAACCAATGGCCTGTCTCTCGGCGGCGCTGGTTCCTCACAGATGCATGTCGATCCATCGTCATATGGCAGCAA ATACTCCCTTGGAGCTAAATCTGATGCGGGTGAACTGAGCTTCTTCTCTGGAGCATCAACAAACACCAGGGCCTTCACCATTGATTCTCCAACCGATAGCTCATGGCACTCAATGCCATCTAGCGTGCCGCCATACCAACTATCAAAAGCTAGAGATACTGGCCTCCTGCCAGGTGGCTTCTCATATTCCCACTTTGAACCGTCACAGGAGCTTGGGCAGGTAACCATCGCCTCGCTGTCCCAAGAGCAGGGGCGCCGCTCTTTcaatggtggaggtggagggctCATGGGAAATGTTAAGCAGGAGAACCAGCCGCTGAGGCCCTTCTTCGACGAGTGGCCAGGGAGGCGTGACTCATGGTCGGAGATGGACGAGGAGCGCTCCAACGGGACCTCCTTCTCGACGACCCAGCTCTCCATCTCCACCCCAATGCCTAGAT GCGATTGA
- the LOC124703784 gene encoding syntaxin-43-like yields MSSLLRHDRTYAPLSTDDPSASSSSRGTVTVGLPPAWVDISEDISANMQRAKTKMAELAKAHAKALMPSFGDGMDDQRAIEVLTHEITDLLKRSEKRLQKLATNDSSEDSKVRKNVQRSLATDLHSLSIEFRKKQSSYLKQLRQQKEGQDGVDLEMNMNGSKSTFELEDDEFEDVGFTEVQMSKLKKSEAFTREREREIEQVVESVNELAQIMKDLSVLVIDQGTIVDRIDYNVQNVAASVEEGYKQLQKAERTQKKGGMVMCATVLVILIFIMIVLLILKKILF; encoded by the exons ATGTCCTCCCTCCTGCGGCACGACCGCACCTACGCGCCCCTCAGCACCGACgacccctccgcctcctcctccag TAGAGGCACGGTGACAGTGGGCCTTCCCCCGGCTTGGGTGGATATTTCCGAGGATATATCCGCAAACATGCAGCGGGCAAAGACGAAAATGGCGGAGCTGGCCAAGGCGCACGCCAAGGCCTTGATGCCGTCCTTTGGCGATGGCATGGATGACCAGCGAGCGATCGAGGTTCTCACGCACGAGATAACGGACCTGCTCAAGAGGTCGGAGAAAAGGCTGCAGAAGCTGGCCACGAATGATTCCTCGGAGGATtcaaaagtccggaagaatgttCAG CGTTCCCTCGCTACAGACTTGCATAGTCTGTCGATCGAGTTCCGGAAAAAGCAGTCATCTTATTTGAAACAGCTTCGCCAGCAGAAAGAG GGGCAAGATGGTGTTGATTTAGAAATGAACATGAATGGGTCTAAGTCCACATTTGAACTTGAAGACGATGAATTTGAGGATGTG GGCTTCACTGAGGTTCAGATGTCAAAACTTAAGAAAAGCGAAGCATTCACTAGAGAAAGGGAAAGAGAAATCGAGCAG GTTGTCGAATCAGTCAATGAGCTTGCACAGATCATGAAGGATCTTTCAGTTCTTGTGATTGATCAG GGAACAATTGTTGATCGGATAGATTACAATGTACAGAATGTTGCAGCTTCAGTTGAAGAAGGCTATAAACAGTTACAAAAG GCTGAGAGGACGCAGAAGAAAGGGGGCATGGTTATGTGTGCCACTGTCCTCGTCATTCTTATCTTCATCATGATAGTCCTCCTGATTTTGAAGAAGATCCTTTTCTGA